In Zingiber officinale cultivar Zhangliang chromosome 8B, Zo_v1.1, whole genome shotgun sequence, a single genomic region encodes these proteins:
- the LOC122015228 gene encoding glutamine--fructose-6-phosphate aminotransferase [isomerizing] 2-like, whose product MCGIFAYLNYNVARERRYILEVLFNGLRRLEYRGYDSAGIAIDADLRPPVTNEKKSDYGSGEEEMLPPYDSPPPLVFRQEGKIESLVRSVYFEVDAMDLNLEQSFPVHAGIAHTRWATHGVPSPRNSHPQSSDAWNEFLVVHNGIITNYEVLKETLVRHGFTFESETDTEVIPKLAKFVFDKAREEGEQTVTFSQVVTEVMRQLEGAFALIFKSAHYPNELIACTRGSTLILGVKELIDDKVRGKLFHDVKDLTKDEKPKELFFSSDLCAIVEHTKKYLAIEDNEVVHIKDGCVSILKFDYGKEKPASVQRALSVLEMEVEQIKKGNYDHFMQKEIHEQPHSLTTTMRGRLKDNSVVLGGLKEHLKTIRHSRRIIFIGCGTSYNAALAARPLFEELSGIPVTMELASDLQDRQGPIYREDTAVFVSQSGETADTLLALEYALANGALCVGVTNTVGSTLARKTHCGIHINAGCEIGVASTKAYTSQIVAMAMMALAIGADRISTQARRQAIVDDLSNLPYKISEVLKLDGEMRDLAESLIDTQSLLVFGRGYNYATALEGALKVKEVALMHSEGMLAGEMKHGPLALVDETLPIIVIATRDGCFSKQQSVIQQLHARKGRLIVMCSEGDASSVRPVESCKVIEVPQVADCLQPVINIIPLQLLAYHLTVQRGYDVDQPRNLAKSVTTQ is encoded by the exons ATGTGTGGGATTTTTGCCTACTTGAATTACAATGTGGCGAGGGAGAGGCGGTACATCCTGGAGGTTCTCTTCAATGGTCTTCGGCGCCTCGAGTACAGGGGCTACGACTCTGCTGGGATCGCCATCGATGCAGATCTCCGTCCGCCAGTGACCAACGAGAAGAAGAGCGACTACGGCAGTGGGGAGGAAGAGATGTTGCCACCGTACGATTCACCGCCGCCCCTCGTCTTCCGTCAGGAGGGCAAAATCGAGTCCCTCGTTAGATCTGTCTACTTTG AGGTGGATGCAATGGATCTAAATTTAGAACAGTCTTTTCCTGTTCATGCTGGAATTGCTCACACTCGATGGGCTACTCATGGTGTGCCATCTCCAAGAAATAGTCATCCACAATCATCAGATGCATGGAATGAGTTCTTGGTTGTTCACAATGGGATCATAACTAATTATGAG GTTCTAAAGGAAACACTTGTCCGTCATGGCTTCACCTTTGAATCAGAAACTGATACAGAAGTTATTCCAAAGCTTGCAAAGTTTGTATTTGATAAAGCTCGTGAGGAAG GCGAACAGACTGTCACATTTAGTCAAGTTGTTACAGAAGTCATGAGACAACTCGAAGGAGCCTTTGCGCTTATATTTAAAAGTGCACACTATCCAAACGAATTGATTGCTTGTACACGTGGTAGCACCTTGATCTTGGGTGTGAAA GAATTAATTGACGATAAAGTTAGAGGAAAGTTATTTCACGATGTAAAAGATCTCACAAAAGATGAGAAGCCCAAAGAGCTCTTTTTCTCTAGTGACTTGTGTGCCATTGTGGAACACACAAAAAAGTATTTGGCTATTGAAGATAATGAGGTTGTACACATAAAG GATGGTTGTGTATCGATACTGAAGTTTGATTATGGAAAAGAGAAGCCTGCATCTGTACAACGGGCATTATCTGTGCTGGAGATGGAAGTTGAgcagataaagaaaggaaattaTGATCATTTTATGCAGAAAGAAATACATGAACAGCCACATTCATTAACTACTACAATGAGGGGAAGACTTAAAGATAATAGTGTTGTTTTGGGTGGACTCAAGGAACATCTGAAAACAATAAGACATAGCAGAAGGATCATCTTCATTGGCTGTGGTACAAGTTATAATGCAGCTTTAGCTGCAAGACCATTATTTGAAGAACTGTCTG GTATCCCTGTGACCATGGAACTGGCAAGTGATTTACAGGACAGACAAGGTCCAATTTATAGGGAAGATACAGCAGTTTTTGTCAGTCAGTCTGGAGAAACTGCTGATACCCTCCTAGCTCTTGAATATGCATTGGCAAATGGGGCATTATGTGTTGGTGTAACAAATACTGTGGGTAGTACATTAGCTAGAAAAACACACTGTGGTATTCACATTAATGCAGGATGTGAGATTGGTGTTGCTAGTACGAAG GCATACACAAGTCAGATAGTTGCTATGGCTATGATGGCACTGGCTATTGGAGCTGACAGAATATCAACTCAAGCAAGAAGACAAGCTATAGTAGACGACCTTTCAAACCTACCAT ATAAAATTTCAGAGGTTCTGAAACTTGATGGTGAAATGAGGGATCTTGCTGAATCTTTGATAGACACACAGTCTCTCCTTGTGTTTGGAAGAGGATACAACTATGCGACTGCTTTAGAGGGTGCTTTAAAAGTAAAAGAAGTTGCACTCATGCATAGTGAGGGCATGCTTGCTGGTGAAATGAAACATGGTCCACTGGCTTTAGTGGATGAGACACTTCCCATCATTGTCATTGCCACACGTGATGGTTGCTTCAG TAAGCAACAATCAGTAATTCAACAACTTCATGCACGGAAAGGGCGTCTGATAGTAATGTGCTCAGAGGGAGATGCATCATCTGTGAGACCTGTAGAATCTTGCAAAGTTATTGAAGTACCTCAAGTTGCTGATTGCTTACAACCAGTTATTAACATAATTCCTTTGCAG